A window of the Juglans microcarpa x Juglans regia isolate MS1-56 chromosome 5D, Jm3101_v1.0, whole genome shotgun sequence genome harbors these coding sequences:
- the LOC121266142 gene encoding uncharacterized protein At5g39570, translated as MAYYSSSYYEDDLVYQYNQTPYGSGYDSAQTHDFMAYSSYDSSSHQFFEHNSIPHYGAFNPPHSTSSIAYSTSTFSEPRSIEYDPYSGGYKSPHTHFVISYSTVEFNVPEFEDYDPAPYSGGYDIAQTYGKPLPASDEICYPRTTTDPNALFADGVTLGSITLPSEKEEIDGQALKPSHGTEQSLQNEEELQLHGGSDKDHDSHKEEPYQGEKGLGNASDDYYPRAGYGSGYGNGAAAAEEHGNQYDNSVPSQLPPSGYGLEAMDLCESLFGYWPCISREKRRCDGQECAADEGGNRDLWKGTADYLFGSSYPYGERRDVRSSYGVPNYDYERHYQQQPLYMQADYDEDSWLN; from the coding sequence ATGGCCTACTACAGCTCCAGCTATTACGAGGATGATCTTGTTTATCAGTACAATCAAACCCCTTATGGTTCTGGCTATGATTCAGCTCAAACACATGATTTCATGGCCTATTCTAGCTATGACTCCAGCAGCCACCAGTTCTTTGAGCATAATTCAATCCCCCATTATGGTGCTTTTAACCCTCCTCATTCTACATCATCAATTGCATACTCTACCTCCACTTTCAGTGAACCCAGATCTATTGAGTATGATCCTTACAGTGGCGGTTACAAATCTCCTCATACTCATTTTGTGATTTCATACTCTACAGTGGAGTTTAATGTACCTGAATTTGAAGATTATGATCCAGCACCTTATAGTGGTGGTTATGATATTGCTCAAACCTATGGCAAGCCCCTCCCTGCTTCGGATGAAATTTGTTATCCCCGAACAACGACAGATCCAAATGCCTTGTTTGCAGATGGTGTCACTCTTGGTTCCATCACACTGCCTAGCGAGAAAGAGGAAATTGATGGGCAAGCACTGAAACCTAGCCATGGAACAGAACAGTCCCTGCAGAATGAAGAAGAGCTGCAATTACATGGTGGCAGTGACAAAGATCATGACAGCCACAAAGAGGAGCCTTATCAAGGTGAAAAAGGTCTGGGAAATGCAAGCGATGATTACTATCCGCGGGCTGGCTATGGAAGTGGATACGGAAATGGAGCAGCTGCAGCTGAAGAGCATGGTAACCAATACGACAATTCAGTGCCTTCCCAACTTCCTCCAAGTGGTTATGGCTTGGAAGCCATGGATCTTTGTGAAAGTTTGTTTGGTTATTGGCCCTGTATCTCTCGTGAGAAAAGGAGATGTGATGGTCAAGAATGTGCTGCAGATGAAGGAGGCAACAGAGATCTGTGGAAGGGAACTGCAGATTATCTCTTTGGAAGCTCATATCCATATGGAGAAAGAAGGGATGTTAGAAGTAGCTATGGGGTTCCTAATTATGATTATGAAAGGCATTATCAGCAGCAGCCCCTTTACATGCAGGCTGATTATGATGAGGATTCATGGCTGAATTAG
- the LOC121266477 gene encoding uncharacterized protein LOC121266477 yields the protein MSFLTLFLLLLLPLTAISSIHDLLQSQGLPAGLFPESVKTYSLDQSGRLEVHLDQPCLAKFETRVYFDSVVRANLSFGGLKGLEGLSQEELFLWLPVKDIIVNDPSSGLILFDIGVAHKQLSLSLFEDPPVCKSQGMVLKKDGRNKNEMGFQVQR from the exons ATGTCTTTCCTCACtctctttcttctcctcctACTCCCTCTCACGGCAATCTCTTCCATCCACGATCTCCTCCAGAGCCAAGGCCTCCCGGCGGGGCTCTTCCCAGAAAGCGTGAAAACATACAGTCTTGACCAATCGGGTCGGCTTGAGGTGCATCTGGACCAGCCATGCTTGGCCAAGTTTGAGACCAGAGTGTACTTTGACAGCGTTGTCAGGGCTAACCTCAGTTTTGGTGGGCTTAAAGGGTTGGAGGGTCTGTCCCAGGAAGAACTCTTTCTATGGCTGCCGGTGAAGGATATCATAGTGAACGATCCTTCTTCAGGGCTcattttgtttgatattggTGTTGCTCATaaacagctctctctctctctctttgaagaCCCTCCAGTGTGTAAATCTCAAG GCATGGTATTGAAGAAGGATGGGAGAAACAAGAACGAGATGGGTTTTCAAGTTCAGAGATGA